One window of the Crateriforma spongiae genome contains the following:
- a CDS encoding AraC family transcriptional regulator: MAQQKHVLLLVETSRVFGRGVIEGISRFAKEQADWIFHFQDRGILEGLSPWLRNWKGDGIITRSAVRSLAKEFDRLKCPVVELLGDGQTLISEVRTDEMITAEHAIDHLIKQGYPHVAFYSHSNSWWSDARLKAFETIVRQRGLSGHVYPGAFKGDRQPYPPWKPAYEKPTLQWLDQLPKPVGIWAVADSQAVRLLESCWQIDLRVPVDVGILGTSNDELVCRLLSPSLSSIDLDASQIGYHAAALLDQKMNRPTPKRSGSKKHPKPRFIPPGGVVSRGSTNPIAIHDPELAMAMQIIARDAMHGLTVEQLAQEMYVSRSTLERRFRAYFKHSPAHEINQTRVERAKTLLRDTALPVHAVSDKVGFASPENFVRFFRRIVGKTPRQYRLQFFHNITRDVATD, encoded by the coding sequence ATGGCACAGCAGAAACACGTTCTATTGCTCGTCGAAACTTCGCGAGTCTTCGGTCGCGGCGTGATCGAAGGCATTTCGCGATTCGCCAAAGAACAGGCCGATTGGATCTTCCACTTCCAAGATCGTGGCATCCTGGAAGGCCTGTCGCCATGGCTGCGCAATTGGAAAGGCGACGGGATCATCACGCGTAGTGCCGTTCGATCACTGGCAAAAGAGTTCGACCGTCTGAAATGCCCCGTGGTCGAGTTACTGGGCGACGGACAAACCTTGATCAGCGAAGTCCGCACCGATGAAATGATCACGGCGGAGCATGCGATCGACCATCTGATCAAGCAGGGCTATCCACACGTCGCCTTTTACAGCCATTCCAATTCATGGTGGTCCGACGCACGCTTGAAAGCGTTCGAAACGATCGTCCGACAACGTGGACTAAGCGGTCATGTCTATCCGGGCGCTTTCAAGGGTGACCGCCAGCCCTACCCGCCATGGAAGCCCGCCTATGAAAAGCCCACCCTGCAGTGGCTGGACCAGTTGCCAAAGCCCGTCGGCATTTGGGCGGTCGCTGATTCACAGGCCGTCCGATTATTGGAATCGTGCTGGCAGATCGATTTGCGCGTTCCGGTGGACGTGGGGATCTTGGGCACATCGAACGACGAATTGGTTTGCCGTCTGCTTTCCCCTTCGCTGTCCAGTATCGATTTGGATGCATCCCAGATCGGGTATCACGCCGCCGCGCTGCTGGACCAAAAGATGAACCGGCCGACGCCCAAACGCTCCGGATCGAAGAAACACCCAAAGCCGCGGTTCATTCCACCGGGCGGGGTCGTTTCGCGTGGTTCCACCAATCCGATTGCCATCCATGATCCGGAACTTGCCATGGCCATGCAGATCATCGCACGTGACGCGATGCATGGCTTGACCGTCGAACAGTTGGCCCAGGAAATGTACGTGTCACGAAGCACGTTGGAACGGCGTTTCCGGGCCTATTTCAAACATTCCCCGGCACACGAAATCAATCAAACACGCGTTGAGCGTGCGAAAACACTGTTGCGTGACACCGCTTTGCCTGTGCATGCGGTCTCGGACAAGGTCGGCTTTGCTTCGCCTGAAAATTTCGTTCGTTTCTTCCGTCGAATCGTTGGCAAAACGCCGCGACAGTATCGGCTGCAATTCTTCCACAACATCACCCGTGACGTCGCCACGGACTGA
- a CDS encoding transposase → MYNTIQYQARTGCQWDMLPHDLLPKSTVYDYFKRW, encoded by the coding sequence GTGTATAACACGATTCAGTACCAAGCCCGCACCGGATGTCAGTGGGACATGCTGCCGCATGACCTGTTGCCCAAGAGCACGGTCTACGATTACTTCAAACGGTGGTGA
- a CDS encoding Gfo/Idh/MocA family protein — MSKAKQSRRGFMKKAAAASTVFAVPTIIPRSALAQGDRPGANDRIAIAGVGVGRQGSAIFSAAAKDPRTDVVCVCDVNRPRAESIAKQHNASEVSQDYREVLDRSDVDAILTATPEHWRANVCINAALAGKHIYAEKPLTLTIPEGRLMVKAARRTGITFQVGSHQRSQRENFIGCEFIRNGGIGKVKEVHAANYESPWLCDLPAQPVPSGLDWNMWCGPTEMVPYHKELYVPRGNPGWLSFRPYSGGEMTGWGTHGFDQIQSALGLDHTGPTEILVDGPALELPTYSEPESNVRGNELCSTPKLAYRFANGITVHLDKGNRGGGIFVGEKAKMEVFRGRLASNPSEMAEELLKNDPRQSRSHVGNWLDCCVSGKQPVADVEIGHRSATICHLLNIGRLLGRNLKWDPDAEQFVGDDEANGMLTRPMRKGFEWPTV; from the coding sequence ATGTCCAAAGCCAAACAATCCCGCCGCGGTTTCATGAAGAAGGCTGCGGCGGCGTCGACGGTGTTTGCCGTCCCCACCATCATTCCGCGTTCGGCGTTGGCCCAGGGAGATCGCCCCGGTGCGAACGATCGCATTGCGATTGCGGGTGTCGGTGTTGGGCGTCAGGGTTCGGCTATCTTTAGCGCCGCGGCGAAAGACCCTCGAACGGACGTGGTTTGCGTGTGCGATGTGAATCGACCGCGTGCGGAATCGATCGCCAAGCAACACAATGCATCGGAGGTGTCCCAGGACTATCGCGAAGTTCTGGATCGTTCGGATGTGGACGCAATCTTGACGGCGACCCCGGAACACTGGCGAGCCAACGTTTGCATCAACGCGGCCTTGGCCGGAAAACATATTTATGCCGAAAAGCCGCTGACGCTGACGATTCCCGAAGGCCGTTTGATGGTGAAAGCGGCCCGGCGAACGGGCATCACGTTTCAAGTCGGATCGCATCAAAGGTCGCAACGAGAAAACTTCATCGGTTGTGAATTCATCCGCAACGGTGGCATCGGAAAAGTCAAAGAGGTTCACGCGGCGAATTACGAAAGTCCCTGGTTGTGCGATCTGCCCGCCCAACCGGTTCCGTCGGGGCTGGACTGGAACATGTGGTGTGGACCCACCGAGATGGTGCCGTACCACAAAGAACTGTATGTTCCGCGCGGAAATCCAGGCTGGCTTTCTTTTCGTCCCTACAGCGGTGGCGAAATGACGGGCTGGGGAACTCACGGTTTCGATCAAATCCAATCGGCGTTGGGGCTGGACCACACCGGGCCAACGGAAATCTTAGTCGATGGTCCGGCCTTGGAATTGCCGACCTATTCCGAGCCGGAATCCAATGTTCGTGGCAACGAACTTTGTTCAACGCCAAAATTGGCTTATCGATTCGCCAATGGAATCACGGTCCACTTGGACAAGGGCAATCGCGGAGGCGGGATCTTTGTCGGCGAGAAGGCGAAGATGGAAGTCTTCCGTGGACGCCTGGCTTCCAACCCGTCGGAAATGGCCGAAGAATTGCTGAAGAACGATCCGCGCCAGAGTCGTTCGCATGTCGGCAACTGGTTGGATTGTTGTGTCTCTGGCAAACAGCCGGTGGCGGACGTCGAAATCGGACACCGAAGCGCCACCATTTGCCACTTGTTGAACATTGGGCGCTTGTTGGGACGCAATTTGAAATGGGATCCGGATGCGGAACAGTTCGTCGGTGACGACGAAGCCAACGGAATGTTGACCCGGCCCATGCGAAAAGGCTTTGAGTGGCCGACGGTCTGA
- a CDS encoding transposase, with the protein MKLVRRADSTERDEFASAGSLNSKTVPSTQAREGRGYDGGKKITGRKRNIVVDTLGLLMAVSVTLASVDDAMAARSVIPQLDRSAQPRLQTIWADNKYHNHSLNAHIDSHPLP; encoded by the coding sequence GTGAAGTTGGTCCGCCGAGCCGATTCGACTGAGCGAGATGAGTTCGCCAGTGCCGGTAGCCTCAATTCCAAAACGGTTCCCAGCACGCAGGCACGTGAAGGCCGCGGATACGACGGCGGCAAGAAAATCACGGGGCGAAAGCGGAACATCGTGGTCGATACGCTTGGCCTGCTGATGGCTGTCAGCGTCACGCTTGCGAGCGTCGATGATGCCATGGCGGCGAGGTCGGTCATCCCGCAACTTGACCGTTCGGCGCAGCCGCGTTTGCAGACGATTTGGGCAGACAATAAGTATCATAATCATTCGCTCAACGCGCACATCGATTCGCATCCGCTACCCTAA
- a CDS encoding sugar phosphate isomerase/epimerase family protein: MGKVGIGLNLEAVRTSHKSFEWGVEFAADLGYEYIEPMVHWGRELLSEARYFHSVSMLDDPFRVRDMVEKHGLKLSALSSHSQASKPEIAVEYLKQAARFAKEAGAPIINTHEGHKQPWTTMEEDFVLIRYSLMEALKVCERRDIKIGFEMHQTYSLKPDLYDRCLNLVDSPNLGANFDTGNAYLGGEDPHEWIERIKDRVIHVHAKDISVEQSDAERGKVMGTAVGCACGEGVIDWKRIVKTCQSVPQDIVLSVECGTLDQAERSIEHLRSVISETEPVTV; the protein is encoded by the coding sequence ATGGGAAAGGTAGGAATCGGCCTCAATTTGGAAGCCGTCCGGACATCGCACAAGTCCTTCGAATGGGGCGTGGAGTTTGCTGCGGATCTGGGGTACGAGTACATCGAACCGATGGTCCATTGGGGCCGTGAACTGCTAAGCGAAGCGCGTTACTTCCACAGTGTTTCGATGTTGGACGATCCGTTTCGCGTTCGCGATATGGTCGAAAAGCATGGGCTGAAACTGTCGGCCCTGTCATCGCACAGCCAGGCATCGAAGCCCGAGATCGCGGTCGAGTATCTCAAGCAGGCGGCAAGGTTTGCCAAGGAAGCCGGCGCACCGATCATCAACACGCACGAAGGGCACAAACAACCATGGACCACCATGGAAGAAGACTTTGTGCTGATCCGATATTCGTTGATGGAAGCGTTGAAGGTCTGTGAACGCCGTGATATTAAGATCGGCTTTGAAATGCATCAGACGTATTCGCTGAAGCCGGACTTGTACGATCGCTGTTTGAACTTGGTCGATTCACCCAACTTGGGTGCCAACTTTGACACCGGAAACGCCTACTTGGGCGGTGAAGATCCTCATGAGTGGATCGAGCGAATCAAGGATCGCGTGATCCACGTGCATGCCAAGGACATTAGTGTCGAACAGTCCGATGCGGAGCGAGGCAAGGTCATGGGAACGGCCGTCGGATGCGCTTGTGGCGAAGGCGTCATCGACTGGAAACGGATCGTGAAGACTTGCCAATCGGTACCGCAGGACATTGTGTTGAGCGTTGAATGCGGGACGCTGGATCAGGCGGAACGCAGCATCGAGCACTTGCGTTCGGTCATCAGCGAAACGGAGCCTGTCACCGTGTGA
- a CDS encoding thioredoxin family protein, producing the protein MSDTEPDLPSVETMAPRPQPKPLFHFWRCFWLTFLVASLGYAWHCFYVPANEIAWATDYASAKQQAAKADKPILLYFTANWCVPCRVMKRQVWADSQVKELVNAEFVPVAIDVGDPENAEVMAAYAIQGPPVTIVCDSQGKALDWRAGRISKPVFLELLDSSH; encoded by the coding sequence ATGAGCGATACCGAACCTGACCTTCCATCCGTTGAGACGATGGCCCCGCGCCCGCAGCCAAAGCCGCTGTTTCATTTTTGGCGTTGCTTCTGGCTGACATTTCTTGTGGCGTCGCTGGGCTATGCTTGGCATTGCTTCTACGTTCCCGCGAACGAGATCGCTTGGGCAACTGACTACGCCTCGGCGAAGCAGCAAGCGGCCAAGGCTGACAAACCGATTCTTCTCTATTTCACTGCCAACTGGTGTGTTCCCTGCCGCGTCATGAAGCGTCAAGTTTGGGCCGATTCGCAGGTGAAGGAATTGGTCAATGCGGAGTTCGTCCCCGTGGCGATCGACGTGGGCGATCCGGAAAACGCTGAGGTCATGGCGGCTTACGCCATTCAAGGTCCGCCGGTCACCATCGTTTGCGACTCACAAGGGAAAGCGTTGGATTGGCGAGCAGGACGAATCAGCAAACCGGTCTTCCTCGAATTGCTTGATTCGTCGCATTAG
- a CDS encoding DUF6807 domain-containing protein, with product MFTPITPSSVTRYSHSVGTALILLFLSAGLSITEQPILFGQDVSQDAFQWQRTETTLSLHADDETVWKFCWGSDASKPYFHPIAVGGRTLTWNQPADHIWHHGLWFSWKYINGVNYWELDRESGLPAGRTVWESPDVETHNDGSATIRMQLRYQQGDAPVTVLTEDRKIQVSAPSADGSFTIDWQSTFRATIDVTLDRTPPQKNYGGYAGLSVRFAKDLTNRNAIGVAGPLKFDDNNRHRGHGKAVDYQGTIDGTAVGLAVLDHPDNPRHPTPWYIVRSGQMGYINASLLHDSPLKMKKGEHLTLRYRLIAHLENWTNGQLRAACAQWR from the coding sequence ATGTTTACACCAATCACTCCGTCGTCCGTCACACGGTATTCGCATAGCGTCGGTACCGCATTGATACTACTTTTCTTATCTGCGGGCCTTTCCATCACCGAACAGCCAATTCTTTTTGGTCAAGACGTTTCGCAGGATGCCTTTCAGTGGCAAAGAACCGAAACCACGTTATCGCTGCACGCGGATGACGAAACGGTATGGAAATTCTGTTGGGGATCAGACGCCAGTAAACCTTACTTTCATCCGATCGCCGTTGGCGGAAGAACCCTGACCTGGAATCAGCCCGCCGATCACATTTGGCACCACGGATTGTGGTTCAGTTGGAAATACATCAATGGCGTAAACTATTGGGAATTGGATCGCGAATCCGGATTGCCCGCTGGAAGAACCGTTTGGGAATCCCCAGATGTTGAGACACACAACGATGGGTCGGCAACCATTCGGATGCAATTGCGGTATCAGCAAGGCGATGCCCCGGTCACGGTGCTGACCGAAGATCGAAAGATCCAGGTATCCGCACCTTCGGCCGATGGATCGTTCACCATCGATTGGCAATCGACTTTTCGCGCAACGATCGATGTGACGTTGGATAGGACACCGCCGCAAAAGAACTATGGCGGATACGCCGGTCTGTCCGTTCGGTTTGCAAAGGACTTAACGAACCGAAACGCAATTGGAGTTGCCGGACCTTTGAAATTCGATGACAACAACCGACATCGTGGTCACGGCAAAGCGGTCGATTACCAAGGCACCATTGACGGAACCGCCGTCGGCTTGGCGGTCCTGGACCATCCCGACAACCCCCGCCACCCGACGCCGTGGTACATCGTGCGTTCCGGCCAGATGGGCTATATCAATGCGTCGTTACTGCACGACAGTCCGTTAAAGATGAAGAAGGGTGAACATCTGACATTGCGGTATCGATTGATCGCGCACCTTGAAAATTGGACCAACGGGCAACTACGTGCGGCCTGCGCTCAGTGGCGGTAA
- a CDS encoding DUF6807 family protein — protein sequence MMRRICERWLMVMMAATCLSGTLSVGKALSEDPATTAKARVAVSIDDQAGRLTIRVDGEPKIVYCYDDSVDLPHFDPFCSASGRPMTVKMTDPYPHHRSFWVGEKHVQLSGQSEHADVYNALYSGVKASPDAKRAVAPFRDRVTHVSFGDLEIDGNNATFSEKLTWYHGSTPVLDEHRQYRVRALGNGEYFLDFAFQLTAAYGDVTVKRDTSHYAIPYIRMNDSFNVESGGGRIVNSEGGINQEGTDKQIANWVDYHAPVDGGDREGLACFLHPSTGPPHRWLTRDYGTWGPRAPKAFHATTFTIAKGESYDQRVGLLVHHGDSQSGRVDQRYQDYCDGRL from the coding sequence ATGATGCGGCGTATCTGTGAACGCTGGTTGATGGTGATGATGGCCGCGACATGCCTGTCGGGCACCCTAAGTGTCGGCAAAGCCCTTTCCGAAGATCCGGCGACCACCGCAAAGGCACGTGTCGCGGTATCGATCGATGACCAAGCGGGACGTCTGACCATTCGTGTCGATGGTGAACCCAAGATCGTCTATTGCTATGACGATTCGGTGGATCTGCCACACTTTGATCCCTTCTGCAGTGCTAGCGGTCGCCCGATGACGGTGAAGATGACGGATCCGTATCCGCATCACCGATCGTTCTGGGTTGGCGAAAAGCATGTGCAGTTGTCCGGCCAATCCGAGCACGCCGACGTCTACAACGCGCTGTACTCCGGCGTGAAAGCATCACCTGACGCAAAGCGTGCTGTCGCTCCGTTTCGGGATCGCGTCACACACGTGTCGTTCGGTGATTTGGAAATCGATGGGAACAACGCGACGTTCAGCGAGAAGCTGACGTGGTATCACGGTTCAACGCCGGTTCTGGACGAACATCGTCAGTATCGTGTACGTGCGCTGGGTAATGGCGAATACTTCTTGGATTTCGCGTTTCAACTGACGGCGGCTTACGGCGATGTCACCGTCAAGCGGGACACGTCGCATTATGCGATTCCCTACATTCGCATGAATGACTCATTCAACGTGGAATCGGGCGGTGGTCGTATCGTCAACAGCGAAGGCGGCATCAACCAAGAGGGCACTGATAAACAAATCGCAAATTGGGTCGATTACCACGCACCAGTGGACGGTGGTGATCGCGAAGGTTTGGCTTGTTTTTTGCATCCATCCACCGGCCCGCCGCACCGTTGGCTGACGCGTGACTATGGGACTTGGGGGCCACGTGCGCCCAAAGCCTTTCATGCGACAACGTTCACGATTGCCAAGGGAGAATCCTACGATCAGCGTGTCGGCCTTTTGGTCCATCACGGTGATTCGCAAAGTGGCCGAGTCGACCAACGATACCAAGATTATTGCGATGGTCGGTTGTAA
- a CDS encoding DUF4838 domain-containing protein has translation MSYTTKAAVLLGIAWTFAGQAWAEIVLVRDHASDYEIVQGPNPGPVVRLAASELQEFIRKSTGVALPIVKAASPEKGRVFVGANPASKALGITPDDLQPEGFHLRTVGRDIHIVGADTHGTPQIISSNYPVQCGTINGVYELLERHVGVLFAWHSELGTVVPHRDEIVLPDLDITDAPDWHYRKLAYGPEGHEYKLFGRHLRLGSIRDTRYGHAWFRILPVEKYAAEHPEYFALVDGKRQTSHYLGHNGGQVCTSNEQVIEIFANAAIEYFNKNPTKTMFSISPNDGGGFCECEACRALDGGEMLADDPEKPVLTDRLLVFFNAIAERVARVHPDKLLATHVYSYYKHSPQREKVHPNLWLSHATNSAENQGRGWEAEHEHEKRWLALTKNFVKYDIPYYSRSSLNLIAPVTAHLGEKLKAEHAIGLYGAYEYMGQSYEQLGAGHYVMAKLMWDKDADVPTLERTYYHGLYGPAGPDVVQYYHLLERRLRKVHLEGIDTDEPVVTQQKPRGYRIFAAYWPILDQASALIDQAKQRKLSDLQRRRLERLVAQHDLLLGTVRGFVAAGRMSVQGQFNPADVQMLKQAVELRESAKTRIAEFAPTLSRSIEARDQDQTAIVTPGGAYFQLTQAQKPLRFISIRAKETPTVDGVGDDAVWQQAPLHYFLMTENAASTDLGARARVAFDDTHLFVFVDGREEDCKKLLADSTERDSGDVFDGDTVEVFLQPPGGETYYQLTLGAGGGVFDARYPEGNSGESDLAWDSQAKAEVGITDKAWSAEFAIPLEALGAGRQDGTWRMNICRTRRGNVHPDQYTAVCPTFGGYHVRSRFAPLDFAEASSVPAFAYGTMDDVRGEKTHQTLNASGNVEIVKDRVYAGNKAAHITVPEGSLGSVTLRADVTGETGYRALITHYNHVTGHGPGATDKAPRTRVIFEDESGKSVTPTTGYSWDGTAALQDPDQWRVTPHVFTTPPETARVRLTIFFGRAGEYWLDEVRLEDL, from the coding sequence ATGAGCTACACCACCAAGGCCGCCGTACTTCTTGGAATTGCATGGACTTTTGCCGGGCAGGCGTGGGCAGAGATCGTGCTTGTCCGGGATCATGCCAGCGATTACGAGATTGTGCAGGGGCCGAACCCCGGCCCGGTCGTTCGGTTAGCCGCCAGTGAGTTGCAAGAGTTTATTCGGAAGTCCACGGGGGTCGCTTTGCCGATCGTGAAGGCAGCTAGCCCGGAGAAAGGGCGCGTCTTTGTCGGCGCGAACCCGGCTTCGAAGGCGTTGGGGATCACGCCTGACGATCTCCAGCCCGAAGGCTTTCATCTAAGAACCGTTGGGCGGGACATCCACATCGTCGGCGCGGATACTCACGGGACCCCTCAGATCATCAGCAGCAACTACCCGGTTCAATGTGGCACGATAAACGGGGTCTATGAGTTGCTAGAAAGGCATGTCGGCGTGTTGTTCGCGTGGCACAGCGAGTTGGGCACCGTGGTCCCGCACCGGGACGAGATTGTCCTTCCGGATCTGGATATCACGGACGCGCCGGATTGGCACTACCGAAAGCTAGCCTACGGCCCCGAAGGCCATGAGTACAAACTGTTCGGACGACACTTGCGTCTGGGCTCCATTCGTGACACGAGATACGGACATGCGTGGTTCAGAATTTTGCCCGTCGAAAAATACGCAGCGGAGCATCCGGAGTATTTTGCTCTAGTGGACGGTAAGCGGCAGACAAGCCACTACCTGGGGCACAACGGCGGGCAGGTCTGCACGAGTAACGAGCAGGTCATTGAGATCTTTGCCAACGCGGCGATTGAATATTTCAATAAGAATCCGACCAAGACGATGTTTTCTATCTCGCCCAATGACGGGGGCGGGTTTTGTGAGTGTGAGGCGTGCCGGGCGCTTGATGGTGGAGAGATGCTGGCCGACGATCCGGAGAAGCCTGTGTTGACGGATCGCTTGCTGGTGTTTTTCAATGCGATCGCGGAGCGTGTTGCGAGGGTGCACCCTGATAAGTTGCTGGCAACGCATGTGTACAGTTACTACAAGCATTCGCCGCAGAGAGAAAAAGTACACCCCAATCTCTGGCTGTCCCACGCCACCAACAGCGCCGAAAATCAGGGGCGGGGCTGGGAGGCAGAGCATGAGCACGAGAAGCGATGGCTGGCCTTGACCAAGAACTTCGTTAAGTATGACATCCCCTACTATTCACGTTCCTCCTTGAACTTGATAGCTCCGGTGACAGCCCACCTTGGCGAGAAACTCAAAGCCGAACACGCGATTGGCCTGTACGGCGCATATGAGTACATGGGGCAAAGCTATGAGCAACTCGGAGCCGGGCATTATGTAATGGCCAAACTGATGTGGGACAAAGATGCTGACGTTCCGACATTGGAGCGGACGTATTACCATGGTCTCTATGGCCCGGCGGGCCCCGATGTTGTTCAATACTATCATCTTTTGGAACGACGTCTGCGCAAGGTCCACTTGGAGGGCATCGACACCGACGAGCCCGTGGTGACTCAGCAGAAGCCTCGAGGCTATCGAATATTCGCCGCGTATTGGCCGATTTTGGACCAAGCGAGTGCACTTATCGATCAGGCGAAACAGCGGAAGCTCTCTGATCTGCAGCGTCGACGGCTGGAACGGCTCGTCGCTCAGCATGACTTGCTCTTGGGCACGGTGCGGGGGTTCGTGGCAGCGGGCCGTATGAGTGTGCAGGGCCAATTCAATCCTGCGGATGTGCAAATGCTCAAGCAAGCGGTGGAGTTGCGGGAGTCGGCCAAGACCAGAATTGCGGAATTTGCCCCAACGCTGTCGAGATCTATCGAGGCGCGTGACCAAGACCAGACCGCCATCGTCACCCCTGGGGGAGCATACTTTCAACTCACGCAGGCGCAAAAGCCGTTGCGGTTCATCTCTATCAGGGCGAAAGAAACTCCGACGGTCGATGGGGTGGGTGATGATGCCGTGTGGCAGCAGGCACCGCTGCACTATTTTTTGATGACCGAGAACGCCGCGTCCACCGACCTAGGCGCAAGAGCCCGGGTCGCGTTCGATGACACGCACCTTTTCGTGTTCGTGGACGGACGAGAAGAAGATTGCAAAAAGCTATTGGCAGACAGCACTGAACGTGATTCGGGCGACGTGTTTGATGGCGATACGGTCGAAGTGTTCCTGCAACCTCCAGGCGGCGAGACGTACTACCAATTAACATTGGGAGCTGGCGGGGGTGTGTTTGACGCAAGGTATCCCGAGGGTAATTCCGGTGAGTCCGATCTGGCTTGGGATTCTCAAGCGAAGGCCGAGGTTGGCATCACAGACAAAGCGTGGTCGGCTGAGTTTGCGATCCCCCTGGAAGCATTGGGGGCGGGCCGGCAGGACGGTACTTGGCGTATGAACATTTGCCGGACGCGTCGGGGCAATGTTCATCCCGACCAGTACACTGCCGTCTGTCCAACGTTCGGAGGTTATCATGTTCGCAGTCGGTTTGCGCCGTTGGACTTCGCTGAAGCGTCTAGCGTTCCGGCGTTCGCCTACGGCACCATGGACGACGTCCGCGGCGAAAAAACTCATCAGACATTGAATGCCAGCGGGAACGTAGAAATTGTCAAAGACCGTGTTTATGCCGGGAACAAGGCGGCGCACATCACGGTGCCTGAGGGCAGCCTTGGATCGGTGACTCTGCGGGCGGATGTCACGGGCGAGACGGGGTATCGGGCGCTGATCACGCACTACAACCACGTCACCGGTCATGGTCCCGGGGCCACAGACAAGGCGCCTCGCACGCGAGTCATCTTTGAAGACGAATCCGGAAAATCCGTCACGCCAACAACCGGCTATTCGTGGGACGGCACCGCGGCACTTCAGGATCCGGATCAATGGCGTGTGACGCCTCACGTGTTCACGACGCCGCCCGAGACCGCTCGCGTACGCCTGACGATATTTTTTGGCCGAGCGGGCGAATATTGGTTGGACGAAGTGCGATTGGAGGATTTGTAG
- a CDS encoding transposase family protein produces the protein MYDHTGTRRWRHLDTMQFRTILHAQPPRMKYSEHGVKQPRLPWAEKYSRFTIVL, from the coding sequence GTGTATGACCACACGGGGACGCGTCGTTGGAGACATCTGGACACAATGCAATTCCGGACAATCCTGCATGCCCAACCTCCTCGCATGAAATACTCCGAACACGGAGTCAAACAACCGCGCTTACCTTGGGCAGAGAAATACAGTCGATTTACAATCGTTCTTTGA